In Deinococcus sp. QL22, the following are encoded in one genomic region:
- a CDS encoding phosphotransferase yields the protein MLRQAGEWPMLPAGAQADLLALIRAEWNLETWLLHDGGLSFGLEGMPRLQALSDFLPDGWAWAVAAVPPLPGAREWQRLGWFPVLKARLEGVLSEYGLPPAGLLKLLSSNDLGMVVEAATSSDSVFLKVTAHPREVAVTAHLAQQHPALLPPVLHADAATATLVTSSGGILLDGVGNLEAWTAALRQLANFQTAADAPALATLGCPAFPLLDMAQRVDAFLSDTVTLTDWGLKPEKIATLQAARPVIRASFGALAAHGLPDLPAHGDAHPRNALTGVGESLWFDWSEAASAAHPFMDAGWFLAFALHPARAKLPIRIACPDLESRLSTAYLQTLGCPDASVLLAQSIPLALLHRAVLYDARFRDWHGTVPNWRPQYVPYYLGLAAREVDRLPRLTR from the coding sequence GTGTTGCGGCAGGCGGGCGAGTGGCCGATGCTGCCTGCTGGGGCGCAGGCCGACTTGCTCGCCCTGATCCGCGCTGAATGGAATCTGGAAACTTGGCTGCTGCACGACGGTGGCCTCAGTTTTGGCCTGGAAGGTATGCCCCGCTTGCAGGCGTTGTCTGACTTCCTTCCAGATGGGTGGGCGTGGGCGGTGGCCGCCGTGCCACCCCTGCCCGGAGCGCGGGAATGGCAGCGTCTGGGCTGGTTTCCTGTTCTGAAGGCCCGATTGGAAGGTGTGCTGAGCGAGTATGGACTGCCTCCTGCTGGCCTGCTGAAACTGCTGTCTAGCAACGATTTAGGGATGGTGGTCGAGGCGGCTACGTCAAGCGATTCGGTGTTCCTCAAAGTCACCGCCCATCCGCGTGAGGTGGCCGTGACTGCTCATCTGGCCCAGCAACACCCAGCCCTGCTTCCACCTGTGCTGCACGCCGACGCCGCGACAGCAACGCTGGTTACGAGCTCTGGTGGAATCTTGCTGGACGGCGTGGGGAATCTTGAGGCTTGGACGGCGGCCCTGCGCCAATTGGCCAATTTTCAAACCGCAGCCGATGCCCCAGCTTTGGCCACGTTGGGCTGCCCCGCTTTTCCCTTGCTGGACATGGCGCAGCGCGTGGATGCCTTCCTGTCCGACACGGTCACACTCACCGATTGGGGCTTGAAGCCCGAAAAAATTGCCACCCTGCAAGCGGCGCGGCCCGTCATCCGCGCCAGTTTTGGGGCATTGGCGGCGCACGGCCTCCCCGATCTACCCGCACACGGCGACGCCCATCCTAGGAATGCGCTGACCGGAGTAGGGGAGAGCCTCTGGTTCGACTGGAGCGAGGCGGCAAGCGCGGCACATCCGTTTATGGATGCAGGCTGGTTTCTGGCCTTTGCGCTGCACCCAGCGCGGGCGAAGCTGCCCATCAGAATCGCTTGTCCAGACCTAGAATCCCGGCTGAGCACGGCCTATCTGCAAACTTTAGGTTGCCCAGATGCCTCGGTGTTGTTGGCCCAAAGTATCCCGCTGGCCCTGCTGCACCGCGCCGTGCTGTACGACGCCCGCTTCCGCGACTGGCACGGCACGGTTCCGAATTGGCGGCCCCAGTATGTGCCCTACTATCTGGGTTTGGCGGCGCGGGAAGTAGATCGGCTGCCCAGGCTCACCCGCTGA
- the gltX gene encoding glutamate--tRNA ligase, with amino-acid sequence MSDQSSSPTTRPVVTRIAPSPTGDPHVGTAYIGLFNHTLAQQAGGKFILRIEDTDRNRYVPDSEKRIFTMMQWLGLTPDESPLQGGPNGPYRQSERFDLYGDYARQLVASGAAYYAFETSEELTALRDAAQAEGHIIAVPSRELDAQDAQRRVDAGAEAVIRLKVPHNGETVVSDVLRKPIAFQNREIDDKVLLKADGYPTYHLANVVDDRLMGVTHVVRAEEWITSTPIHVLLYRAFGWPEPVFAHMPLLRNADKSKISKRKNPTSVEWYQQQGYLPGAMLNFLATMGWTHPDGLEVFDLAEFRRVFRLEDVTLGGPVFDLAKLNWLNGKYLREVLSEDEVARRLHAYLQDQKHDLPLDDYFRAVVTMLIPRMEVFSEFLDKTGYFWSEQYPVNEKAQKAIDDARPLLPELASRLKNLPTFDAASIKEAFGTFAEEQGLKLGKVMPPVRAAVAGTMESPDLLTVLETLGRERVVARIERAARPA; translated from the coding sequence ATGTCTGACCAGTCTTCCTCTCCCACAACACGCCCCGTCGTGACCCGAATTGCGCCCAGTCCCACAGGTGATCCACACGTCGGCACGGCTTACATTGGCCTGTTCAACCACACGCTGGCTCAGCAAGCAGGCGGCAAATTCATCCTGCGAATAGAAGATACAGACCGCAACCGCTACGTGCCCGACAGCGAAAAACGAATTTTTACGATGATGCAGTGGTTGGGCCTCACGCCCGATGAAAGCCCTTTGCAGGGCGGCCCCAACGGCCCTTACCGCCAATCCGAGCGTTTTGACCTGTACGGCGACTATGCGCGGCAACTCGTGGCGTCGGGCGCGGCCTATTACGCCTTTGAAACATCGGAAGAATTGACGGCCCTGCGGGATGCGGCGCAGGCAGAAGGCCACATCATCGCCGTGCCTTCCCGCGAACTAGACGCCCAGGACGCACAGCGACGTGTAGACGCCGGAGCCGAAGCCGTGATCCGCCTGAAGGTGCCGCACAACGGCGAAACGGTGGTCAGCGACGTGCTCAGAAAACCGATTGCCTTCCAGAACCGCGAAATTGACGACAAGGTGCTGCTGAAGGCCGATGGCTACCCCACCTATCACCTTGCCAACGTGGTGGATGACCGCCTGATGGGCGTCACACATGTAGTGCGGGCCGAGGAATGGATCACGTCCACGCCCATTCATGTGCTGCTGTACCGCGCCTTCGGCTGGCCGGAACCCGTGTTCGCGCATATGCCGCTGCTCAGAAACGCCGACAAGTCCAAGATCAGCAAGCGCAAGAATCCGACGAGTGTGGAGTGGTACCAGCAGCAGGGCTACCTGCCGGGGGCCATGCTGAACTTCCTGGCAACGATGGGCTGGACGCACCCGGACGGGTTGGAAGTGTTCGACCTGGCCGAATTTCGGCGCGTGTTCCGGCTGGAAGACGTGACGCTGGGCGGCCCAGTCTTTGATCTGGCCAAACTGAACTGGCTGAACGGCAAATACCTGCGCGAGGTACTGAGCGAGGACGAGGTCGCCCGCCGCCTGCACGCCTACCTGCAAGATCAGAAACACGACCTGCCGCTCGACGATTATTTCCGCGCTGTGGTGACGATGCTGATTCCTCGCATGGAAGTCTTCTCGGAGTTTTTGGACAAGACCGGGTACTTCTGGTCAGAGCAGTACCCCGTGAACGAGAAGGCGCAGAAGGCCATAGACGACGCCCGCCCGTTGCTGCCCGAACTGGCCTCGCGCCTGAAGAACCTGCCCACCTTTGACGCCGCCAGCATCAAGGAAGCCTTTGGCACGTTTGCCGAGGAACAGGGCCTGAAACTGGGCAAAGTGATGCCGCCTGTGCGTGCAGCGGTGGCCGGGACGATGGAAAGCCCGGACTTGCTGACGGTACTGGAAACGCTGGGCCGCGAGCGCGTGGTGGCCCGAATAGAACGTGCGGCGCGGCCTGCATGA
- a CDS encoding DUF1304 domain-containing protein, producing the protein MSFVAGLLVALIAVLHVYILVLEMFLWRTPRAMKAFGTTPEFANASAALAANQGLYNGFLAAGLFWGLFTQAPAIQLFFLGCVAVAGLYGAATANRRILFIQTVPAVLAILAVLIAK; encoded by the coding sequence ATGAGCTTTGTAGCTGGCCTGCTGGTGGCCCTGATTGCCGTGCTGCACGTGTACATTCTGGTGTTAGAAATGTTCCTGTGGCGCACGCCCCGCGCCATGAAAGCCTTTGGTACGACGCCCGAATTTGCCAACGCCAGCGCAGCACTGGCCGCCAATCAGGGCCTCTACAACGGCTTTTTGGCGGCGGGTCTGTTCTGGGGCTTGTTTACGCAGGCTCCGGCCATTCAACTGTTTTTCCTCGGCTGCGTGGCGGTGGCGGGTCTGTACGGGGCCGCCACCGCCAACCGCCGGATTCTGTTTATTCAGACTGTTCCGGCAGTGCTGGCGATTTTGGCCGTACTGATCGCAAAATAA